One genomic segment of Bacteroidota bacterium includes these proteins:
- a CDS encoding dehydrogenase E1 component subunit alpha/beta, which translates to MAKNKRAMELGSSSIQESDIDIELVRPTNGKKKTDLTVKQLTAADFDADSLLQVYRTMLLSRRLDEKMINLLKQGKGFFHIGCAGHEAAQAAVAYFSKPGKDWFVSYYRDLCMSLSLGMTSRDTLLAHLAKEADPNSAGRQMAEHFSSTSLNILTTSSSVGAQYLPALGAAMAQQRDDNDNYVYVSSGDGATSQGDFHEALNWATRIKAPVLFFVQDNKYAISVPVSEQTAGGSAYNFGAGYEGIARARVDGTDFFKTASVAKAAIEHMRAGNGPVLLLADVVRLMPHSSSDNHAKYRTTEELEKDKQIDPIARMELSLIEFGLLNEQKIKEMRQAVKQQVDDDTVWAEAQPDPDPSTATKHVFFEGDLGLQYEQSTPEGELVVMVDAINHALHEEMERNEKIVVYGEDVAGDKGGVFTATRNLTAQFGEERCFNSPLAEASVIGTAVGFSAAGYKPVVEIQFADYIWPAMQQIRNQLSTFRYRSNGEWGCPVVVRVPSGGYIHGGLCHSQNIESIFGHMPGLKVVMPSNAADAKGLLKTAIRMEDPVLFLEHKALYRASQARTPEPDADYLVPFGKAKTVREGTDLSIITYGFMVHKALAAAKTVAKEGISIEVIDLRSLVPLDTEAILNTVRKTGRALVLYEDHEFLGYGSEISALIADKAFADLDAPVRRVAGAFSPIPFADPLERAVLPQDKDILDAVREIVSW; encoded by the coding sequence TATTCAGGAGTCTGATATCGACATCGAACTTGTTCGGCCCACGAACGGCAAGAAAAAAACTGATCTAACCGTAAAACAGCTGACTGCTGCTGATTTTGACGCAGATTCGCTGTTACAGGTTTACCGTACCATGCTGCTTTCTCGCCGGCTGGACGAAAAGATGATCAACTTGCTCAAACAGGGCAAAGGGTTTTTCCACATCGGCTGCGCGGGCCATGAAGCTGCGCAGGCTGCAGTTGCGTATTTCTCCAAGCCGGGCAAAGACTGGTTTGTATCTTATTATCGCGACCTTTGCATGAGCCTATCGCTCGGCATGACGTCGCGCGATACGCTACTTGCCCACCTTGCCAAAGAAGCTGACCCCAACTCGGCAGGCCGGCAAATGGCTGAGCACTTCTCTTCTACAAGCCTCAACATACTTACAACCTCTTCTTCTGTAGGTGCACAATATCTCCCCGCGCTTGGCGCTGCCATGGCCCAACAGCGGGATGACAACGACAATTATGTATATGTTTCAAGCGGAGACGGTGCAACGTCGCAAGGCGACTTCCACGAAGCCCTCAACTGGGCAACCCGCATCAAAGCTCCTGTGCTCTTTTTTGTGCAGGACAACAAATACGCCATCTCGGTGCCGGTAAGTGAGCAGACCGCTGGTGGTTCAGCCTACAATTTTGGCGCCGGCTACGAAGGCATTGCACGCGCGCGGGTCGACGGCACAGACTTCTTCAAGACGGCCTCGGTTGCCAAAGCTGCCATAGAGCACATGCGCGCCGGCAACGGCCCGGTCCTGCTACTGGCAGACGTTGTTCGCCTGATGCCGCACTCCTCTTCAGATAACCACGCAAAATACCGTACAACTGAAGAACTGGAAAAAGACAAACAAATCGATCCGATTGCCCGCATGGAGCTGTCTTTGATCGAGTTTGGTCTGCTCAATGAGCAAAAAATCAAGGAAATGCGTCAGGCTGTCAAACAACAGGTTGACGACGATACGGTATGGGCAGAAGCACAGCCAGACCCGGACCCCAGCACAGCTACCAAACACGTATTTTTTGAAGGGGACCTCGGTCTCCAATACGAACAGAGTACACCGGAAGGCGAACTTGTGGTTATGGTGGACGCCATCAACCATGCACTCCACGAAGAAATGGAGCGCAACGAGAAAATTGTTGTATATGGTGAAGACGTTGCCGGCGATAAAGGTGGCGTTTTCACCGCCACCCGCAACCTGACTGCCCAATTTGGTGAGGAACGCTGCTTCAACTCCCCCCTTGCGGAAGCGTCAGTTATTGGTACTGCTGTTGGATTTAGCGCTGCCGGCTACAAACCCGTGGTGGAAATCCAGTTTGCAGACTACATCTGGCCGGCCATGCAGCAAATCCGCAACCAGCTTTCTACTTTCCGCTACCGCTCCAATGGCGAATGGGGCTGCCCGGTTGTTGTACGCGTACCGTCTGGTGGCTACATCCATGGTGGGCTGTGCCACTCACAAAACATTGAGTCAATTTTTGGCCACATGCCAGGACTCAAAGTTGTTATGCCATCCAATGCTGCAGACGCAAAAGGCCTACTAAAAACGGCCATCCGCATGGAAGACCCTGTCCTCTTCCTGGAGCACAAAGCGCTGTATCGCGCATCACAGGCGCGCACCCCTGAGCCTGATGCCGATTACCTCGTTCCGTTTGGCAAAGCAAAAACTGTTCGGGAAGGCACTGATCTATCGATCATCACGTACGGCTTTATGGTGCACAAAGCGTTAGCTGCTGCTAAAACGGTTGCAAAGGAAGGGATTTCAATCGAGGTGATTGACCTCCGAAGCCTGGTACCTCTGGATACCGAAGCCATACTCAATACGGTTCGCAAAACGGGACGCGCCCTTGTCCTGTACGAAGACCATGAATTCCTCGGCTATGGGTCCGAAATCAGCGCCCTCATTGCTGACAAGGCCTTTGCAGACCTGGATGCACCCGTACGCAGGGTTGCCGGCGCCTTCTCACCAATTCCTTTTGCTGATCCGCTCGAACGCGCGGTGTTGCCACAGGACAAGGACATCCTTGATGCCGTCCGGGAAATTGTAAGCTGGTAA